A single region of the Serinus canaria isolate serCan28SL12 chromosome 1, serCan2020, whole genome shotgun sequence genome encodes:
- the IL18BP gene encoding interleukin-18-binding protein isoform X3, translating into MLGEPLGSPAWILLLCWGLVACCTGAMALQPPSITTLRMPAELPRSGESVTVSCEALSELPEMTLLYWLENGFFVESLHPDGSVHEGTVQEELQGSGWALHRDLHFSSFNNQHLHTNFTCVVLSPLGVDTREVRWPSQALAPVTGKSGGLG; encoded by the exons ATGCTCGGGG agcccctgggaaGCCCTGCCTGgatcctcctgctctgctggggcctGGTTGCTTGCTGCACAG GTGCCATGGCCTTGCAGCCGCCCAGCATCACCACCCTGCGGATGCCAGCAGAGCTTCCTCGCTCAG gtgaGAGTGTGACTGTGTCATGTGAAGCATTGAGTGAGCTTCCAGAGATGACGCTGCTCTACTGGCTGGAGAATGGCTTCTTTGTGGAGAGCCTGCACCCGGATGGGTCTGTGCATGAGGGGACAGTGCA agaggagctgcagggctcgGGGTGGGCCCTGCACCGTGACCTGCACTTCAGCTCCTTCAACAACCAGCACCTGCACACCAACTTCACCTGCGTGGTGCTCAGTCCCCTCGGTGTCGACACCAGGGAGGTGCGATGGCCGTCCCAAGCACTGGCCCCTGTCACTGGGAAGAGTGGTGGCCTGGGCTGA
- the IL18BP gene encoding interleukin-18-binding protein isoform X2, whose translation MPDPKASGSKPACSESCDTQPAPHVLDIGEASWAPPSLSSPLMLPQGRGEDPRVQATQSTGAMECWGLQHVQGARGHGGTGPINTHQRPEPLGSPAWILLLCWGLVACCTGAMALQPPSITTLRMPAELPRSGESVTVSCEALSELPEMTLLYWLENGFFVESLHPDGSVHEGTVQHWD comes from the exons ATGCCTGATCCCAAAGCATCGGGGAGCAAACCAGCCTGTTCAGAATCCTGTGATACTCAGCCAGCGCCCCATGTGCTGGACATTGGGGAGGCCAGCTGGGCCCCCCCATCTCTGTCGAGCCCATTGATGCTCCCCCAGGGGCGGGGCGAGGATCCCCGGGTGCAGGCgacacagagcacaggggcCATGGAGTGCTGGGGACTCCAGCATGTTCAGGGGGCTCGGGGACATGGTGGCACAGGACCCATCAACACGCATCAGCGTCCAG agcccctgggaaGCCCTGCCTGgatcctcctgctctgctggggcctGGTTGCTTGCTGCACAG GTGCCATGGCCTTGCAGCCGCCCAGCATCACCACCCTGCGGATGCCAGCAGAGCTTCCTCGCTCAG gtgaGAGTGTGACTGTGTCATGTGAAGCATTGAGTGAGCTTCCAGAGATGACGCTGCTCTACTGGCTGGAGAATGGCTTCTTTGTGGAGAGCCTGCACCCGGATGGGTCTGTGCATGAGGGGACAGTGCA GCATTGGGATTGA
- the IL18BP gene encoding interleukin-18-binding protein isoform X1, whose protein sequence is MPDPKASGSKPACSESCDTQPAPHVLDIGEASWAPPSLSSPLMLPQGRGEDPRVQATQSTGAMECWGLQHVQGARGHGGTGPINTHQRPEPLGSPAWILLLCWGLVACCTGAMALQPPSITTLRMPAELPRSGESVTVSCEALSELPEMTLLYWLENGFFVESLHPDGSVHEGTVQEELQGSGWALHRDLHFSSFNNQHLHTNFTCVVLSPLGVDTREVRWPSQALAPVTGKSGGLG, encoded by the exons ATGCCTGATCCCAAAGCATCGGGGAGCAAACCAGCCTGTTCAGAATCCTGTGATACTCAGCCAGCGCCCCATGTGCTGGACATTGGGGAGGCCAGCTGGGCCCCCCCATCTCTGTCGAGCCCATTGATGCTCCCCCAGGGGCGGGGCGAGGATCCCCGGGTGCAGGCgacacagagcacaggggcCATGGAGTGCTGGGGACTCCAGCATGTTCAGGGGGCTCGGGGACATGGTGGCACAGGACCCATCAACACGCATCAGCGTCCAG agcccctgggaaGCCCTGCCTGgatcctcctgctctgctggggcctGGTTGCTTGCTGCACAG GTGCCATGGCCTTGCAGCCGCCCAGCATCACCACCCTGCGGATGCCAGCAGAGCTTCCTCGCTCAG gtgaGAGTGTGACTGTGTCATGTGAAGCATTGAGTGAGCTTCCAGAGATGACGCTGCTCTACTGGCTGGAGAATGGCTTCTTTGTGGAGAGCCTGCACCCGGATGGGTCTGTGCATGAGGGGACAGTGCA agaggagctgcagggctcgGGGTGGGCCCTGCACCGTGACCTGCACTTCAGCTCCTTCAACAACCAGCACCTGCACACCAACTTCACCTGCGTGGTGCTCAGTCCCCTCGGTGTCGACACCAGGGAGGTGCGATGGCCGTCCCAAGCACTGGCCCCTGTCACTGGGAAGAGTGGTGGCCTGGGCTGA